ACGGGATCTACGACCGCGGGGCCGTCGGAAAGGAGGCGATGTGCCGGCTGTTCGCCGACTCGGCGGCCGAACTGCGGAACGAACTGCTGCGAGTGAACGCCGCAGTCGTCGCGGCGGAGTAACACCTCGCCCGGAGGTCACCGCGATTCCTCGCTCGGAGATCACTCGTTCGCGGATTCTCGCTCCGAGATCATCCGCGCGGCGAGCGCCGTCCAGTCGTCCCCGAGAATCTCGCGGCCGACGATGGCGGCGCGGGCGACGTACGAGAGCACGATCCCGACGAAGACGCCGGACAGCCCGAGCCCGAGCGTGATCGCGAGCAGGTACGACGCCCCGAGGAGGAACACGTACGAGCCGACGACGCCCGCGTAGAACGGCGTTCGCGTGTCGCCAGCACCCTTCAGCGTGCCCGAGAGCGGGAAGTAGACGCCGATGAAGACCATCGAGACCGCGAACGCGCGGTTGAACTCGGTTGCGAAGCCGATCGTCGCGGCGTCGCGAGTGAAAAGCGTCGCGAGCGGTTCCGCGGCGACGAACAGCAGCGCGCCGATCGTCCCGAGCGTCGCGAGGCTGAACAGGGCGACGAGAGTCGCCGTCTCGCGCGCCTCGCCCGGCTCTCCCGCGCCGAGCGCCTGCCCGACGAGGATGCTCGAAACGGTCCGAAACGCGCGGAAGAACGGGGCCGCGAACTGCTGGTAGATGCGGTTGGCGATGTGGTAGGCGGCGTTGGCCTCGGTGCCGAAGAGCAGCACCAGAGAGTTGAACGGGAAGTTCGCGATCTCGGTGCTCAATCCGCCGAGGATGTCGGGAACGCTCACGCCGAGCAGTTGGCGGGTGAGAAGCAGTCCCCGCGGCCGCGCGATCGACACCGCCGAGCGGCCGCTGAGAAAGACGCCGACGACGAGCAACGCTTCGACCGTCCGACCGACCGCTGTCGCGATCCCGACGCCGACGATTCCCAACCGAGGCGCGCCGGCGAGACCCAACCCGAGTGTCAGGGAGAGAAGGATGTTCAGGCCGGTCGCGCCGCCGTTGATCGCCATCGGCGTGCGGGTGTCGCCGGTCCCCTGCAACGCCCGCGCGCCGACGAACCCGACGATGCGCATCGGCGCGGCGGCGAAGATGATCGTCAAGTAGCGACCGCCCTCGCGGACGACCGCGGACTCCGCTCCGAGCAGCCCGATCAGCGCCTCGCTGAACCCGAACCCGACGAGAACGAGCGGAAACCCACAGAGCAGACCGATGAGCAGCGCCTGCGTGACGGCGCGGTCGCGGGTGACGGAGTCACCGCGCCCGGTCTCCTGACTGGAGAGCGCGATCGCCCCGCTGCCGAGACCCATCCCGATGCGGAGCGGGATCCGCGAGTAGAGGTCCGCGAGCCCGATCGCCGCGACGGCGACGGGCGAGAAGAAGCCCGTGACGAGGATGTCGACCGTCCGCATCAGCGTGTTGAGCGTCTGCTGGACGGCGACGGGCCACCCGAGATCGAGCGTTCGTTCGCCGACGGAGCGGACGCGCTCACGGGGTACTGAGAGCAACGAGTGGGCCTGCGAGTGCTCGGAGCAAATAGGTTTCCGTGGGTTCGGTGCGTCGCCGTCGGCTGTCAGACCGGTAGCCGTGCGAAGCTACCCGTGCGGCCGCCTCAGAGATAGCCGTGCTCGACGAGTCGGTCGACAGCCTCGCGGAGCCGTTCCTCGCTCGCGGCGTAGGAGATCCGCGCGTAGCCGGGCGAGCCGAACGCCGAGCCCGGGACGGTCGCGACGTGGGCGTCCTCGATCGCGCCCGCACACCACTCCTGATCGTCCGCTCGCGGCCCCTCGCCGCTCGCGCTTTCCGAGGCGCTTTGCGCCTCGCCGACTGGCAACATCATATAGAACGCGCCGTCTCCGACCGGGACGTCGACGCCGTGCTCTGCGAACAGGTCGGCGAGCATATCGCGGCGCTCGCGGAAGGCGTCGCGCATCTCCGTGACGGCCTCGTCGGTGTTCTGGATCGCCTCGACCCCGGCGTGCTGGACGAAGTTCACCGCACAGGAGACCGAATGGGAGTGCAGCTTCGCGGCCTGCGAGACCAACGACTCGGGCGC
This DNA window, taken from Halobellus sp. LT62, encodes the following:
- a CDS encoding MATE family efflux transporter translates to MLSVPRERVRSVGERTLDLGWPVAVQQTLNTLMRTVDILVTGFFSPVAVAAIGLADLYSRIPLRIGMGLGSGAIALSSQETGRGDSVTRDRAVTQALLIGLLCGFPLVLVGFGFSEALIGLLGAESAVVREGGRYLTIIFAAAPMRIVGFVGARALQGTGDTRTPMAINGGATGLNILLSLTLGLGLAGAPRLGIVGVGIATAVGRTVEALLVVGVFLSGRSAVSIARPRGLLLTRQLLGVSVPDILGGLSTEIANFPFNSLVLLFGTEANAAYHIANRIYQQFAAPFFRAFRTVSSILVGQALGAGEPGEARETATLVALFSLATLGTIGALLFVAAEPLATLFTRDAATIGFATEFNRAFAVSMVFIGVYFPLSGTLKGAGDTRTPFYAGVVGSYVFLLGASYLLAITLGLGLSGVFVGIVLSYVARAAIVGREILGDDWTALAARMISERESANE